CGATGCCCGTCGCCCTGGAGAACCTCAAGCTCGCCTCGCGCGCGGATATGGACACGCGACGGCTCTGGAAGGTCATCGTCCTGGCGACGTTCGTCGGCGTCGCGGTGACCTTCTGGGCGTTCCTCGATACGAACTACCGGTGGGGCGGGGTCGGCGCGTGGCGCGGCGTGACCGCGTTCAACGTCGTCGAGCGGTGGACGACGCTGCCGTCCGGAACCGATGTCCGGTTCCTCGTGACGACCGGCATCGGCGCCGCCGTGACGCTCGCCAACACGATCCTGCGCCTGCGGTTTCTCTGGTGGCCCCTCCACCCGCTCGGCTACCTGCTGGCGGGCTACTACCACTGGGACCGCCTCTGGTTCCCGTTCTTCATCGCCTGGGCTGCCAAGCTGACGATCCTGCGGGCGGGCGGCATACGGGGCTACCGAAAGGCGCTGCCATTCTTCCTGGGGATGGTGCTGGGCGAGTTCGTTCTGGGGAGCCTGTGGGGCATCGTCGGGTTGGTGACGAGCACGCGCGTCTACGCCTTCCGCGACTGGTGACGCGCAGCCGATGGGCCAGGTAGGGGGCGACTCGCCGAGTCGCCTCTACGGCCGCCAGCATCCCGTCAGGCATACGACGTAAGGGACGGGTCTCAGACCCGCCCCCAGCCAGTTCCAGACATCGGTGCTGTGCTCAGAATAACGGTGCTAGGGCAGGTCGGTGGAGCCCATCAGGTAGCGGTCGCACTCGCGCGCGGCTCCGCGACCTTCGTTGATCGCCCACACGACGAGGCTCGCCCCGCGACGGACATCGCCCGCCGCGAACACGCCCGGCACGTTCGTGACGTACTCTCCGTGCTTCGCGCGGGCGTTCGACCGCTCGTCGCGTTCGATCTCCAACTCGCTGAGGATCGTGTCCTCAGGACCCAACCAGCCTAGAGCCAACAGTACGAGGTCCGCGGGCCACGTGCGCTCGGTTCCCGGCACTTCCTTCGGGAATGGACGTCCGTTCTCGCCGCGCGCCCACTCGACGTCGACCGTCACGAGCTCCTTGACGTTCCCGTTGCCGTCGTCGACGAACTTCTTGGTGCTGATGAGGTACTCGCGCGGGTCGAACCCGAAGCGATCCTTGCATTCCTCCTGGCCATAGTCCACGCGCATGGTGCGGGGCCACTCGGGCCAGGGATTGTCGGCGGGGCGCTCGTCCGGCGGACGCGGAATGATATCGAACTGCCGCATGCTCTTGCAGCCGTGGCGCAGCGACGTCGCGACACAGTCGGTTCCCGTGTCCGCGCCGCCCAGGACGATGACGTGCTTGTCCTTGGCGGAGATGTACTGCCCGTCGGCGTGCTTCGAGTTGAGCAGGCTGCGCGTGTTCTTCGTGAGGAACTCCAGCGCGAAGTGGACGCCCTTAAGCTCGCGTCCCTCGACGCGCAGGTCGCGCGGCTTGGTCGCCCCCACACACAGCACGACGGCGTCGTTCTCGGCGACCAGCTTCTTCGCGGGGAGGTCTTTGCCGATCTCGGTGCTCGTCACGAACTCGACGCCGGCTTCCGCCATGAGATCGACGCGCCTCTGGACGACCCGCTTGTCGAGCTTCATGTTCGGGATGCCGTACATGAGTAGCCCGCCGATGCGGTCCGACCGCTCGTAGACGGTGACCGAGTGACCTGCTTTGTTGAGCTGCGCCGCGCACGCCAAGCCCGAAGGTCCCGATCCGACGACAGCGACCTTCTTGCCGGTGCGCTTCGCGGGCGTCTCCGGTTCCACCCAACCGTGCTCGAACGCGCGATCGACGATCGTGCACTCGATGTTCTTGATGGTCACGGCGGGGCTGTGCAGTCCCAGCACGCAGGAAGCCTCGCACGGCGCGGGACACACTCGCCCGGTGAACTCCGGGAAGTTGTTCGTCTTGCGCAGCCGCTCGAACGCCTCGTGCCATCTGCCTCGGTAGACCAGGTCGTTCCATTCGGGAATCAGGTTGTTGATGGGACAGCCGGCGGCGAGTCCCTTGATGAGGACGCCCGTGTGGCAGAACGGCACACCGCAGTCCATGCAGCGAGCGCCTTGCTGGCGGAGTCCGTCGTCGCCGAGTCCCGTGTAGTACTCGTCCCAGTGGGTCAGGCGTTCTTCGGGCGTCTGCGCCTTCGGCGTCTTGCGGTCGAACTCCAGGAATCCCGTCGCTTTGCCCATGGTGTCCCCTCTGTCGCTCCGGGCGCTCTGCTAGTTCCCGCTGACCCGCGCGAGGTCGTTCTTGTTCTCTTCGAAAGCCGCCATGACGGCGTCGTCGCCGCTGATGCCGGACGCCTCGGCGCGACGGATCGCCTCGAGCATGCGCTTGTAGTCCTTCGGCATCACCTTGACGAAGCACTTCACGGAACCGTCCCAGTCCGCGAGAACCTGCGCGGCGACCTCGCTGTTGGTGTAATCGGCGTGCCGCTGGATCATCCGGCGGACCTCGGCGATCTCGCCGTCGTCGTGGAAGTCCTCGATGTCCACGGTCTCGTGGTTGCAGTGACGCTCGAAGTCGCCTGCCTCATCGAGAACGTAGGCGATGCCGCCCGACATCCCCGCCGCGAAGTTGCGGCCCGTCGGACCCAGCACGACGACTCGTCCGCCGGTCATGTACTCGCAGCCGTGGTCGCCCACCGCCTCAATGACCGCCTGGACTCCGCTGTTCCGCACGCAGAACCGCTCGCCCGCCATGCCTCGGATGTAGGCTTCGCCGCTCGTCGCGCCGTAGAACGCCACGTTTCCGACGATGACGTTGTCGCGCGGTACGAAGGTCGATCCGGCGGGCGGGTAGAGGATCAGCTTGCCGCCGGAGAGACCCTTGCCGAAGTAGTCGTTCGCGTCGCCTTCGAGCTCCAGCGTCATCCCCGGCGGGACGAACGCCCCGAAGCTCTGACCTGCGGAACCGTGGAATTGGAGATGGATTGTGTCCTCCGGCAGACCGTCGGGCCCGTGACGCCGCGTCAGCTCGCTGCCGAGGATCGTCCCCACGACGCGGTTCGTGTTCCTGATCGGCAGGCTCGCCTTGACCTTCTCGCCCTGCGACAGCGCGGGTTCGCAGAGCTTCAAGAGAACCTGATTGTCCAGCGCGCGGTCTAAGCCGTGATCCTGCGGAATCTGGCAGTAGCGGCCCACTTCGGGTCCCACTTCCGGCTGATAGAGGATCTTCGACAGGTCGATCCCGCGAGCCTTCCAGTGATCGACGGCGCGGCGCGGGTCGAGCCGATCCGTCCTGCCCACCATCTCGTTCACCGTGCGGAACCCCAGCTTCGCCATGATCTCCCGCATGTCCTCAGCGATGAAGCGGAAGAAGTTGACGACGTGATCGGGATCGCCCGTGAACCGGGCGCGCAGGTCGGGGTTCTGGGTGGCGACACCGACCGGGCAGGTGTCCAGGTGACAGACGCGCATCATCAGGCAGCCGACGGCGACGAGAGCGGTCGTCGCGAAGCCGAACTCCTCCGCGCCCAGCAGCGCCGCCATGACGACGTCCCGACCCGTCTTGAGCTGCCCGTCCGTCTCGACGACGATGCGGCTCCGCAGGTTGTTCAGGACGAGCGTCTGGTGCGTCTCCGCCAGCCCGAGCTCCCACGGAAGACCCGCGTGCTTGATGCTCGTCTGCGGCGACGCGCCCGTGCCGCCGTCGTGTCCGCTGATGAGTACGACATCCGCGTGACCCTTCGCGACGCCGGCCGCGATGGTTCCGACCCCCACCTCGGCGACCAGCTTGACGTTGATCCGCGCGTGGTGGTTCGCGTTCTTCAGGTCGTGGATGAGCTGCGCCAGGTCTTCGATGGAGTAGATATCGTGGTGCGGCGGCGGCGAGATGAGCCCGACGCCCGGCGTCGAGTGGCGCACCCTGGCGATCCACGGGTAGACCTTCCGTCCGGGAAGCTCTCCGCCCTCACCGGGCTTGGCTCCCTGCGCCATCTTGATCTGCAGTTCCTTCGCGTGGACGAGGTAGTTGCTCGTCACGCCGAAGCGTCCCGAGGCGACCTGCTTGATCGCGCTGTTCTTCGAGTCGCCGTTGGGCTCCAGGGTGTAACGGGCGGGGTCTTCGCCGCCTTCGCCCGTGTTGCTCTTTCCGCCGATGCGGTTCATCGCGATGGCGAGCGTCTCATGGGCTTCCTTGCTGATGGAACCGTAGGACATCGCGCCCGTCTTGAACCGCTTCCAGATCGCCTCGGCGGGTTCCACCTCTTCGATGGGAACCGGCGGGCGGTCGAACTTGAGGTCGAGCAGGCTGCGGAGCGTCACCATGCGCTTCGACTGGTCGTTGACGAGGTCCGCGTACTCGCGATAGATGGACGCGTCGCCAGTCCGGCAGGCGTGCTGGAGCTTGTGCACCGTGAGCGGGTTGAACAGGTGCTGCTCCCCGTCCTGCCGCCACTGGTAGAGCCCGCCGACGTCGAGTGTCATCACGCCGCGAGTCGCCTTGGGGTAGGCGCGTCCGTGCAGCGTCATCGCATCCGCCGCGATGGCGTCCAGCTTCACGCCTTCGACGCGGGAATCCGTCCACGTGAAGTACTTGTCGATGACTTCCTTGTGGATGCCGACCGCCTCGAAGATCTGCGCCCCACGATAGGACTTGATCGTCGAGATGCCCATCTTCGCCATCACCTTGACGACGCCCTTGGCGACCGCCTTGATGTAGTGCGCGACGGCTTCGTCATAGGAGACATCCGCCATCTGCCCCTCGGTGATCATGTCGGCGAGGCTTTCATACGCCATGTAGGGGTTGATCGCCTGAGCGCCGTAGCCGAGAAGCAGGCAGAAGTGGTGCACCTCGCGCGGTTCGCCGGATTCGACGACGAGCCCGACGCGCGTACGCGTGCCGCTGCGGATCAGGTGATGGTGCAAGCCCGATGCCGCCAGCAGCGCGGGGATCGGCGCGTGCGATGCGTCGAAGCCGCGGTCGGACAGGATGAGGATGTTCACGCCGTCCTCGATCGCCTTGTCCGCCGCCGCGAAAAGCTCGTCGAGCGCCCGTTCGAGTCCCGCCGCGCCGTCGGCAACCTTGAAGAGCGTCGGCACGACTCGGCTCTTGAAGCCGGGATGGTCGATGTGCCGAAGCTTCTCGAGCTCCTCGTCCTTGAGAACCGGCATGCGGAGGCGAACCTGCCGGCAGCTCTCCGGCTCGGGATGGAGCAGGTTCCGCTCGGAGCCCAGCGTCGTGTCCATCGACGTGATCATCTCTTCGCGGATGGGGTCGATGGGCGGGTTGGTCACCTGTGCGAAGAGCTGCTTGAAGTAGCTGTAGAGAAGCTGCGGACGGTCGGACAGCACGGCGAGCGGCGTGTCGTTGCCCATGGAACCGATGGGCTGGATCGAGTTACGCGCCATCGGCTCGATGTTCACGCGCAGGTCTTCGAACGTGTAGCCGAACACCTGCTGGCGGCGGAGCGTCGTCGCATGGTCCTGCTTGGGCGGATCGTGCGGGACATCGGACAGGTCTTCGAAGTCGACGAGGTTGGCGTCGAGCCATTCGCGGTACGGGTGCTCCGTCGCGATGGTTCGCTTGAGTTCCTCGTCGTTGATGATCCTGCCCTGGTCGGTGTCCACAAGGAACATGCGCCCTGGCTGCAGCCGGTTCTTGTGGGCGACTCGCTCCGGCGCGACTTCGAGAACCC
The DNA window shown above is from Candidatus Poribacteria bacterium and carries:
- a CDS encoding glutamate synthase subunit beta; translation: MGKATGFLEFDRKTPKAQTPEERLTHWDEYYTGLGDDGLRQQGARCMDCGVPFCHTGVLIKGLAAGCPINNLIPEWNDLVYRGRWHEAFERLRKTNNFPEFTGRVCPAPCEASCVLGLHSPAVTIKNIECTIVDRAFEHGWVEPETPAKRTGKKVAVVGSGPSGLACAAQLNKAGHSVTVYERSDRIGGLLMYGIPNMKLDKRVVQRRVDLMAEAGVEFVTSTEIGKDLPAKKLVAENDAVVLCVGATKPRDLRVEGRELKGVHFALEFLTKNTRSLLNSKHADGQYISAKDKHVIVLGGADTGTDCVATSLRHGCKSMRQFDIIPRPPDERPADNPWPEWPRTMRVDYGQEECKDRFGFDPREYLISTKKFVDDGNGNVKELVTVDVEWARGENGRPFPKEVPGTERTWPADLVLLALGWLGPEDTILSELEIERDERSNARAKHGEYVTNVPGVFAAGDVRRGASLVVWAINEGRGAARECDRYLMGSTDLP
- the gltB gene encoding glutamate synthase large subunit → MIRPVGTPPEQGLYNPRYEHDACGIGFVVHIKGKKSNEIVRQALTALVCLDHRGARGSEANTGDGAGILIQVPHRFFSRVTADLGMELPEPGRYGVGMFFLPQDAGQRASMERAVEGIVAEEGQRVLGWRTVPTDPTGLGETSIRYMPVVRQLFVERNASVADDLAFERRLYVIRRRIENALRRQDVPGGDFLYVPSLSCRTIVFKGMLTPNQVPTFYLDLHAPDIEAAIALYHSRFSTNTFPSWGRSHPYRYMIHNGEINTLRGNENWMFARQSMVESELFGEDIKKLFPIIQEDGSDSAKFDNCLEFLALSGRSLAHSMMMMIPEPWENHESMTEEKRAFYEYHSCLMEPWDGPASIAFTDGVRVGAVLDRNGLRPSRYYITKDDMVIMASEVGVLEVAPERVAHKNRLQPGRMFLVDTDQGRIINDEELKRTIATEHPYREWLDANLVDFEDLSDVPHDPPKQDHATTLRRQQVFGYTFEDLRVNIEPMARNSIQPIGSMGNDTPLAVLSDRPQLLYSYFKQLFAQVTNPPIDPIREEMITSMDTTLGSERNLLHPEPESCRQVRLRMPVLKDEELEKLRHIDHPGFKSRVVPTLFKVADGAAGLERALDELFAAADKAIEDGVNILILSDRGFDASHAPIPALLAASGLHHHLIRSGTRTRVGLVVESGEPREVHHFCLLLGYGAQAINPYMAYESLADMITEGQMADVSYDEAVAHYIKAVAKGVVKVMAKMGISTIKSYRGAQIFEAVGIHKEVIDKYFTWTDSRVEGVKLDAIAADAMTLHGRAYPKATRGVMTLDVGGLYQWRQDGEQHLFNPLTVHKLQHACRTGDASIYREYADLVNDQSKRMVTLRSLLDLKFDRPPVPIEEVEPAEAIWKRFKTGAMSYGSISKEAHETLAIAMNRIGGKSNTGEGGEDPARYTLEPNGDSKNSAIKQVASGRFGVTSNYLVHAKELQIKMAQGAKPGEGGELPGRKVYPWIARVRHSTPGVGLISPPPHHDIYSIEDLAQLIHDLKNANHHARINVKLVAEVGVGTIAAGVAKGHADVVLISGHDGGTGASPQTSIKHAGLPWELGLAETHQTLVLNNLRSRIVVETDGQLKTGRDVVMAALLGAEEFGFATTALVAVGCLMMRVCHLDTCPVGVATQNPDLRARFTGDPDHVVNFFRFIAEDMREIMAKLGFRTVNEMVGRTDRLDPRRAVDHWKARGIDLSKILYQPEVGPEVGRYCQIPQDHGLDRALDNQVLLKLCEPALSQGEKVKASLPIRNTNRVVGTILGSELTRRHGPDGLPEDTIHLQFHGSAGQSFGAFVPPGMTLELEGDANDYFGKGLSGGKLILYPPAGSTFVPRDNVIVGNVAFYGATSGEAYIRGMAGERFCVRNSGVQAVIEAVGDHGCEYMTGGRVVVLGPTGRNFAAGMSGGIAYVLDEAGDFERHCNHETVDIEDFHDDGEIAEVRRMIQRHADYTNSEVAAQVLADWDGSVKCFVKVMPKDYKRMLEAIRRAEASGISGDDAVMAAFEENKNDLARVSGN